GACTTGGAGAAGCCATGACATGGCACAAGACCGCATTCCAGAAAAGGGCTGGGCAGCTGAGGAAGGGAGATTGCAGGTCATGTGGGCACTAGGGTGCTTCTCTTTGCCAGGCAGAAGCTTTAGGACTTCTCCTTCATGGCAGCTAGTTCTCAGAAGACAAGGCTATGTCAAGACTCCAACAGGGTACAAGTACTATAATGACCATAGGGCAGATCCACAGGAAAAGAAGACAGACTCTGCTGGGCCAGTCACCCCCAAGCCTTGGGGACTATTAGGGGGTTTATGTGGGTGAGAGGACACATTCAAGAGGCTGGAGGTGACTACAGGTTTCTTCCCCTTTTAGCCAGACACGTGATCATTTAATCAATATATTGCCAATCAGGCATGACATTCATAACCTCCATTGAAGGCAGATGTGCCTGCAAGACAGCTAATGGGAGGCGAGTAGAAGTGAGATATGGAATTTCAGGGTCATGGTCATAAACAGCCACTTTCCCTGTGGGTAGAAATAAGGATTTGGTCTGGCAACTGAATACTGACCATGGACATGGAAGCTTGTTGGGGTTGTTAGAGCAAATAACCCTGGGTTGGTGTCATGGGTTAAGCCACTTCTTCTGGTCCCTCTGGTTTGAACCTTGACTTCAGAGGAAGACATGGCCTCCGTGTCCTGAGCTCTGCATTTTTTAGGTCTGTTGTATTTAATTAATTATCACTAATTAACACACACATAGAGcccttattaatatttttctgactACAAAACCCACTGTTTTAGACGTTGTGAATACTTAAAGAATTTTTCCttaatttggaaaaacaaaaggacaCACCTGTTCTGTTTGAACAGCTGCATCTCTGCCCAGTCACTTTGGATAAAGTCTGATGGCCACATTACCGCCTCTCATTTTAAATGAGTTTTCCAGAATGTTCTCCCTCACACTGAGTTAAAACTGTCGGGGTACCTTTCACCCTCTCTAGCCTTCTAGAAACCTAAGTGTTACTTTTACACTACCGTCGCTGCAGGGTTACACATATTTTATCATTCTCTACTTGACTAAGGCCATCCAGCATCCATTTATCCCAAGAGAAATGCTTGACCAGGTAAGTAAGGTAACCAGAGTTCTCCTGAGGGCTTCAACCTAGGAACCAAATACAACCAATTGGGGTACCGGGGACTAGAGGCGCCTGTTTGCCCGGCTGAGCACCGATCACTGGCTGGGGTGGGCGGAGCTTACCTGCGGCGGGGCGGGGTTTGCTGAGGCTGGGGTACTGAGGAGTGGAGTCTCTGTTGGGCCTACGGGGCAGAAGAAAGCGGTGAGGGCTGGGCCTCTGCAGGCCTGGCCGCCACCCGTCCCCTGCGCCCCTCCCGTCTCCACGCTTCACGCGTGCGTGCGCTCACCCACTCGGTCGGGTATAGGCGCACGCCGCGGGCAGGCGCTGTAGACGTTGTTCTGCGAGCGTGGTCTCTGCGGGGCACCCGGGCGCTGTGCGGGGAACTGGCGGGACGCCTCCCGGCCTCGAATCCTCATCGCCACTCGGCCCACGCGCCTGGAAAAGGCTTCAGGGAGTCACCGGGAAGAGAAAAGGACATGGCATCAGATGCCGGTGGCCACCTGCATCTCCTCCCCTCTAACTGGACATCTCTCTGGTGCCTGGCAGTGTGTGACCTATGCATAGATGCCCAGGGTGCAGAGCGCAGGAGGAAGGGCAAAGCCCTCCTAGGTTCCATCTCCCACCCACCGTCCCTGGGAGTTCAAGCTGGATCGGAATGCTCTGCTCTCTTTTGGTATCTCAGCTCTTCCAACCGAAACCCAGAGCCTCAAGCTGCTCACCTTTCCTTCTTTGAACGGCTCTTTTTACCATCAGTCCCAAAAGAACCAGCAAAAGAAAGCCCAGGAAGGCCGGAATCAGGATGTGAAATTCTAGGACAGGGATGTGAAGCCGTTGGTCTTCTCTCTCATACTGTGGGTTGTGGTGGGGTGTTCTTGGTCAGggggaaaaaagggaaaggaagacacaGAAGGTAAATGAGGAAAAGAAACGTAAAGACTCAGCCAGTGCGGTCACCCTTTTTTGGAGATGACTCAGAGTTGACCCTTTGTGAACAAAACCCCCTCCATCACCCCACCGAGGAGATTTGTTTATGGGGTCAGGAGTCTTGGGTTCAAATCAAGTTCCGCATTTTACTGGTTATGTAGTCTTGAGCGAGTCTTAATTTCCCTGAGCCGTATTTCCTtataaatggaatcataaaaCCTGCCACAAATTTGTTAGGgctataaaacaaaggaaatataaaGAATTGAAGGTGCCTGGTCTATAGGACTTTCTATAACAGCTCCTGTTCCCGCCGCTAGAAACCTTTTCACGGGCCGACTTGCATTAGGCAGACCTGGagtcttttatctttttaacGTCTTAAGACACTGCATGGTGCCAGGCATGTAGTTGACATTTAGAAACTGTTTATTACGTGGATTTCTGAAATAGGAATCAAGAGTCCTGTCTTCACTGAAACCACTTAGACTtcattgcctcagtttcctcgctTATAGGGTTTGAATGATTCTGGGAGTTCATCTTCGCTCAGACTGTAAAATACTTGTGGGTTTTCTTGCGCATTTGCTATAAGGCTGCCCCCTAGTGGTTCATTTAGTTCCGATATTTAGGACCTAAATAAGGAATTTAAAGGTGTTAGCGgcattaaaaaggaaaggaaaaaagatgagcgtaattttaacatttattaattagtaattaattttaattactttaaattaattaaaatttctcattTAGTTATTCATTAGAACAGACCTGAATGAATCTGTATGATTGAAAGACCCAAGCCTTTCTATAAGGTCAGAAATGGCTGTTGGCAAGCGCATCTTTGTAAATGAAACTAATGCATTTTCATAGCACACTCAAAAACAGCATTTCTCGGGGGACTGCTGGAGACAAAGCCGAGAAGGGGCAAGCTGACTCCAAGGCTCTTCGCAGCTAGGCCCTAAACACAGACTCTTCTTACCTTTGCCCCTGGAGTCTGGTGTGGTGGCTGTAGCTGGCCGCTAGGGGCTGCAGTGCAGGCTGAGCTGAGGTCTTTGAGGCTGTGGGAGCAGGCAGGAGGGCTGGGGACCTAGCAGCTGTTGTGGAAGATGTTCTGGAAACTCTGGGATGGTGGGTGACTGGAACGGTGCTGGAGGGCTGGTGAGCTGGAGGGGCCTCGGTCCTGGGAGCTGGCGTGGCCACTtcaagagagagaaggggaaggtaaTAGTGATCAACCGTATTCTCCAGTCTGCAAGAGTGTGTCTCCCTCGCTCCGTCATTGCTCCCCTTCTGCCCATACATGCTCCCTTTGTCCTCGCGGTGCTCATGGCCTGGATTGCCTTTATAACATGCCATCTGCACAGGAAATTTTCATACATGCTTCTTTCAAATATCATTTTCTCCGACAAGCCTTTCCTGACTTCACAGGCAGAAGCACTTACCATGTACTGAGTGCGGGGCCGGGGGTGTGGGGCGGGGCGTCTCTTGCTTTTCTATGCTCATTTATTCTCTTCCATCCCATCCTTGCCAGTCACACCCGCCGACCTATGATCTGCCCAGTCACACTGTTTCTCTTGGCCCCGGCAGGGTCTCCTAGTGTAACAATGTTCAATTAGTGTGTCTAACTGATCTGTTATATGCCATGGAAACCTTAGCGTGACCGTCATCGTTTAAGTGTCAAATAGAGTTGTTAAAACCACTAGCTACCAGCAGGCAGAAGACAGCCCTACAGATAGCCGGAAGTGGAATGACCTCCAGCTGGGAACCAGCTGCCCTACCCGGACTTTGAAAAAGGAGCTGGCATTTGTCAATTGGGCACTTTGTTACTTTGGTTTGGTGCCACCACCTGGTGGTGATATGCGACTCCTCCAACTAGGGCCTGGTGTCCTAGTTGTAGGGTGAAGGCCCTCTCTTAAGGCAGGGACAAAGAAAGCATGGGAAGCCCATTTTCGCTTTGCCAGCCACTctttgaactaaaaaaaaaaaaaaaaaaatccctcttctGTAAATCTCAATTTGAAGGACTGACCTTTGGATATGGATTCAGAAGAAGTGACATGTTCAACCTCATGGAACCGGCTGGGAATCTGCTCCTGCGGAAATCTGTGAAACCAAGGTGGAGGCTCAGGTGGaggctcttcttcccagaatggtTCGTAGTCTATTGGAGGCAAGAGGGATACACTGGTGATcaccaggaaggagaaaggactaGAGGTTCAAGTAGACACTGACTTGGGCGAGGCTGTCAGGAGATGAGCATGGTCCCCTGAGACAAGCAGAAAAGGAGCTGAAcatgtccccctccccctccccaaggaACTGGTCTTTCCCACGAGCACACCCTGCATTCCCTATAAGACCATCGGGCTATTGGGATTATAAGATGCTGAACCAGTCGTGTGCATGTTAGGAAGTtactgaaaagaggaaaagtCAGGGGTAAGAAGACATGAAGGTCCCGACCATATAGTAACAATGTGAACTAGATATGATTTGATCAGGGagtctttctcctttccattcaTCCGAGACTTTTCATAAGTACATAGGACCATCACGGACTTTCTTCTGGTTCCCTCAGCCTAATGTCTACCTCTCCACTCATGCCCTGGGTAGGACAGGCAACACACAGCACCCATTTTATTCCATTGTCCCTTGTGGATAGAAGGTTCTAGGCTGGGGTGTTGGTCTTAGACTGTGTCGATCTGCATTGTCACTGGGCTGCCTAACACAGCACGGAACAGTCACAGTTACAAAATTGCCTGTTTTCTCAGCTGGGAATGTTTCCTAAGCACCTACCAGGATGGACATTCAGGGTGATTCTCTGGGTCTTGCCCCGGTCTGTGTGTCCACCCACACCGCAAGCATAGACTCCATTGTCACTCTCGGTCAGCTGGGTCAACTCCACGAGGAAATACTTTTGATCCGACCACGGCAGCAGGGCGACTCGTCCTTCATACTCCTTCCTGACGAAGCTGTTGGATACCACAGTGGCACATATCCTGGGGTCAGTCATCTCCCGGCACAGGTACATCCTCACACCTGTTTGAGGGTGAGGGAGTGGGCACATGACGGTAATGGATCCACCCCACTCGGCATCCAGCCGTACTTCCGGGAGGACCTTCAGCGTCCCAGATACTGTAGGGAGAAGAAATCAATGCAGAAGAAGCTCTATATCCAGATGTGTCTCAACTTCAGCCACACCCTCAACCTCAGGCATCTCTCCAAACCTAGTGCTGACCCCAGACCACCCTCACACACTTCCCTAGATCTAGCCTATCCCTGCATTAGCCAGGCTCAGCTCTAGGATGATCTCTGCCTGTTGACTCGTGCTCAGTTTCTTCAAGGTCCTGTTCTCTTTCAGGCTTACTCTGTGCCCATCCCATGTCATCAGCATCAGCCTCATAATTAAACCTGAGACTGTAAGGGCTTAGACACAACCACAGTGCCTACTCCAAAGAGAAACACTATGCCTGGAAtgaccacagtgacacacagccCCCAAGTAACTTCAGTATGGGGCTGAGAAAGGTGACACGTTTAGCTTCCAAGATCCCCTTTTTCTCAAATCCTTTCTTCTACCCAGTCCCCCCTCCAACTCTATCAAACTATTCATCCATTAAATACCTTTCATGTGCATCCCCCTGTCATAGATCAATCATGTGGTAAGTCATCCCAGCAGACTGCTTCTATAGCACATAGAATAGATTCCAGGAGAGAGATACCTCAGGGCTCCCCAAAGGGAGCAAGCAGGAACACCTGATTCAGGCTGCCAAGGGGATGGTGTCCCAGGAGTAAGGCTTTGAGAGAAGTGATATCCAAGCTGCACCCTGAGCCAACGGGCATGAAGGGCAACAGAAAAGGTGATATTCGTCACTAGTGTAGAGAACTCATGGGAGCCAAAGCAAGGTAGGCATgagtgtgagtgcacatgtgtggttATGAACATATGTGTGTCTGAGAGGGAGCACAGCAGGGAGGAGCAGAAGCTGTGGACCACAACAAGCCAGGGGAGAAAAGGATAGTGTAATTTAACCCTCGACAGAAGAGGTTAAAGCCACAGAAGACCATGTAAGTGGGGCCCAGCAGGTGCCTCCATATACTGAGAGAAggcttagttacttttctattgctgtggccaaacaccatgaccaagccaGACTAtagaaaataacatttaatttagggctcatggtttcagagggttagagtctatgaccattgtggtggtggggggggcatGGTAGCAGGCAGATAGGCATGGTATTGGAACAGTTGCTGAGATCcacaaggaagagggaaggagagagagagagagagagagagtaaactgGAATGGTGTGGAGTTTAATCTTCAAAAcccattcccagtgacacacctcttcaacaaggccacacctcctaatcctttgcAAACAGTTCCAAGTgtgaaccaagcattcaaacatacgaacctctgggggccattcttattctaAGCATCATAAGGACTGATAAGGCaaagtgtgcatgtgtctctTTAGGTGTTCTGGAGGACTAAGGTGGAGGTGAGACGGGCCTTTCAGAGGACAAGAACTGCCTCTATCAGGATGGGGATGTGAGAAACAACACAGCAGGGAAACCTGCCAGCTTACCGACGTTTATCTGCAACTGAATGTTTGTGTGCATTCTGAAGAGCTCCGATGACTTAGTCAAAGggagttaaaataaaaaaccagaatGTCAATGGGCTTGAGGTTTCTAGATTAGGATATTTCTGGTAGAGGGGAGCATTGAGGTGTAGGAAGGTGGGGAAAAATGGGCTAGAGATGGGGGTTAGGCAAGGGTGAAGGGCTGGACAATATCCACAGGAAGCATTGAGATGGAAAAAATAGCTATGCTAACATGCcagagaggggaagaggcagagaggggtcAGTCAGAAGCGTGTGGTCTGCCCGGGAACCGTGCAGAGCATACACAAAACCCAATAGTGTTTAAAACTACTGCCAGCAGAGCTCACTCGGGGGTTCCTGCCTGGACTCCGGCAATGGAAGGTAACATATTTGCAAAGTCTCATGAGAGGAGACCTGATCTAGGGACCGCAGgaatcataaacaaacaaacaaacaaacaaacaaacaaataaataccaaaaaacCCGACTAGGTTCCAGGGTAAACTAGCTAGCCAGGATTACAAAAACAGATTTCCAAGACAGAGATAAGGCAGGTACAGTCTTTCAGTTCGTAAGTTTGAGATGCTGCTGTCCACATGAGTCACCCAGAGAGCTCGCTGGTGCCTTTGAGCAGTCTTGTCCTTGGACACGGGCACTCTCTCTGTCTAGGCTGCTGCAGGACCCACTTTTTAAATGAACATCCCAGATACAATCCTTGGCCATTTAAAAGCgatttgggggaagaaaagggaggtgggAGAAGGTGTCTAAAGGAACCCACCGATGTGATATTAATGTTGTAGAGGCAATTGAATGGCATCGAGTTTGCAATCTCGATTTTGGTGACTAAATTGCTGGCGACAGAAGAGGGAATGACATAGTCTGAAAAGTCACCGTCAGTATACAGTTGGGTGAAAACACACGTTTGAGACGTGAGTGATGCCCTGTAGCTTTCTCACAGTGCGGAGCAAGGTGAAATAAGGTCGGGCCTTGAGGGCTGAGGCCACTGCAGAGATTTTTCTAGGCAGCAGTGGGATTCAACCCACACAGGAGCAGAATGCTCGAAAGGAGAAAGACAACTGCTTGGGATTTGTGTGTTATCAAAAGGGCTATAGGTtacaagtgtgtgtttgtggggcagacgctctctctgcctggacctGTAGCTCACCCATTCACCAGCAATCCTGGGCATCCTTTTGCCTGAACTTCCCCAGCTCTGGCTCCTAGGTGTGAGCCGCTgaacctggctttttatgtgactGCTGTGGTtctgagctcaggttctcacGCTTTCGTGGCAAGCGTTTTCCCTACCTACCCTCCCGACTGTGAAATTCTAAATTCCTTTAAAAAGGACGAGagggctggtgggatggctcagtgggtgaaggcacaAGCTGACAACCCTGGCAAttttggttcccagtgcccacgtgatggagaaagagagagatgactcCTTCAGGTTGTCCCCCGACCTCCATACGCATGCTGTGGCACATGCCCCAAAtatacaaaaccaaacaaacgtCATAAGACATTTAAAAGCATGAGAACTTCCCACTCGGCGTCCCATTCCCATAGACAGCAACCTGCACGTGAATAGGTCTGTTCCCTGATTTCAGTTCTGCCACGGAAAACagccctcttttccttttccagggCACTACTTCCGCTGCAACTCGAGTCTACCCTCCTCTTGATTTAGAATGTCTGTCTGTAATGATCCCCTTTTCTGCTGCATCATCGACTGAATTCTCTTCAGCACCGCAACAGCTCACACACAAGCCCTGATAGTGGCACCTTGAAAACTCTgctgtttgctcttttctgtttcctttctcaaaTGTCTCAACAAATTCATATCCACTCCTTCAATTTCTCTTTGATCAAATTCGATCAAAATTTGGTCTCTAAAAGTCCACCGAAACTGCTCTCATCCACGTCAAGACAACTGTCGTGTGGCTGTCTCTGTTGATCGCTTGTTTGTCCCCATCTTACTGGTCCCCTTGGCAGCATTTGACCCACCAGAATCTCCCTTCTAGGACCCCTTTTTGTGCCCCCCTGATGCTATACTGCCATAGCTGTTCGCGTGCTGGCTCCTCGCTTACTTAGTTATCTCCATTTACCCCTCAATGGTGGACTAGCACAGAGCTTGGTACCTGTGTCTTCCCTGCTCTTTCCGTACTAACTCATTTATTCTAGGGCCCTTTAAATACAGGTGCTGGTAAAGTTTTAGCTCAGCACATGTTTGCTTCTAGTCTTGTTACTACCTCTGAGATCCAAACTGGCTCTGGCCCTTGGACTCCATTGACTATTTAAGATAATATCTAACAACAGCCAGAAGATAACTCTTCCTAAACCTGCTCGCTCATAAAGGAGTTTTCTGTCTTGGCAAATAATACTACCATCCAAGGG
The sequence above is drawn from the Chionomys nivalis chromosome 5, mChiNiv1.1, whole genome shotgun sequence genome and encodes:
- the Fcmr gene encoding fas apoptotic inhibitory molecule 3, yielding MCLWLWLLCFLPVSGTLKVLPEVRLDAEWGGSITVMCPLPHPQTGVRMYLCREMTDPRICATVVSNSFVRKEYEGRVALLPWSDQKYFLVELTQLTESDNGVYACGVGGHTDRGKTQRITLNVHPDYEPFWEEEPPPEPPPWFHRFPQEQIPSRFHEVEHVTSSESISKVATPAPRTEAPPAHQPSSTVPVTHHPRVSRTSSTTAARSPALLPAPTASKTSAQPALQPLAASYSHHTRLQGQRTPHHNPQYEREDQRLHIPVLEFHILIPAFLGFLLLVLLGLMVKRAVQRRKAFSRRVGRVAMRIRGREASRQFPAQRPGAPQRPRSQNNVYSACPRRAPIPDRVGPTETPLLSTPASANPAPPQVLEAPWPHTPPLKTSCEYVTLGHQPAINVEDSDSDDYINIPGPCHLPSCPPRPRSSCQ